Part of the Acidobacteriota bacterium genome, GCCTCAGGCCGCTCGCCTTGAGCTGTTCGATCAGGGGTCGCGTATCGCGGCAGCCGCTGAAAACGTGAAGCTGCATGAAGAGCCGCCGGTCGGTCGCATGCTCGTTTCCGTCCCGGTCGCGGCCGTGCTCCAGGACGTCGATCCGATGTTGTGGTTTCTGAGTGTCCATGAGCGCCATTCTACTCGATCGGCGAATGCACACCGATCCCGAGTCCCGGAACGAAAGAGCCTAGACTCCAAGTGTTGAGAGAAACCGGGGAGCGTTGACGATCTTGGTGCCGCGGTGTTCTCCGAGGGGCAACAGATGCCGCCGGTCACCCGTTACGAGAAAATCGGCAGCGGATTCGACCGCGCACGCCAGGATCTGGTTGTCGGCTTCGTTATTCACGATTACGTTTGGCAACTGTCGGGGCTCAATGATGGTTGCCGAATCGCCTAACATTGCAATCGCGCGGTCCGAAACTGTCTCCTTCCAACCGAACTTCCGCACCAATACTCCACGAACCTCATCCAAAATCAACGGGGAGAGGACCAATGCATACCGCCCTCGGCGGGCCAGATCGAGAACGAGACGCTCGTTTCCAGGAAAGTTCAGGCCGGAGACAATGACGTTGGTGTCCAGAACGACCCTCATGAGCGAGAAGCGGCTGTCTCGGCCCGAAACTCCTCAACCAGGAGCCCCACATCCTCTGGACCGATGCCCTTCTCCCTCGTCCGCCGTTCACCATACTGGAGCAACTGCCTCCATTCGCACTCCTCGATGTACCGGAGCAGTGCCGTTCGCAGAAGTGCGCTCCTGGTGCGGCCTTCCTGCTTCAAGATCTCGTCGACCCTGTCCGCCAACTCGGGCGGCAGCGAGAACGTAATGGTCCTGCTGGTTCTGGCCATATTGCCTCTAGCTGTGTGTTATCGAGTCTTACTCAAGTCTCCCATCCGACTTGGACGATTGTCAAAGTTCTCAGACTCCAGTCTACGCCATCGTCTCGTCCAACCTCCGGGCCCGGTCGACCTGCGCAGGCCGAACCAGCGGGAGCAGGAGGATGGGCACGATGATCATCAGGCCCGAGACCAGGAACGAGTGCTCGTAGGAAAAGACCTCGCGGACCGGTCCGGCCATCCAGTTCCCGATGACGTGACCCACGTTGGAGAGGGTCATGTAGGTGGTGAAGATGGTGGCTGCTGAACGGGTCCAGGTGATCCGCATGGAGAAAGAAAGGAAACTGACGCCGACCACCGCCCAAAGCGCCGGCGCTGCAATCAGGTAGAGGATCGTGAACCACGAGTCGGACCAGAGTCCGGGCAGGGCCCCGAAGAGCAAAGCCAGGAGAGCCGAGGCTCCCAAGCTGACACCCATGACGCGGCGGCGCCCGAAGCGGTCGGCCAGGAACCCGGCACCGATGGCTCCCAGGAATTCGGGAACCACAGCGTAGGATGAGACCAGGGAGACATCCACGAAGCTCCATCCCAACTGTTGCGTGTAGAGGGCCTTGGAAACGATCTCCGTCACGCCAAAGCCGATGGTCTTGACGAGCGCGAGGAGGGCGAAAACGTACATGGAGCTCAGGGCGAAGCCGTAACGCATGTCCCGAAGGACCTCCATGGGACTGCGGACGCTGGGAGCCTTCACGTCTTCGGAAGCTTGGCCCCGGCTCCAGGGAAAGCGCTTTTCCCCCGACCTCTCCAGCAGCAGCAGGGGCAGCAGCATGATGACCACCATGAAGGCGAACTGCACCAGGACCGCAGCCGGGATCCCCCAGTGGCTCATCACCACGGCCATGAGACCGGCGCCGACCCCCTTGCCCACCAGCTTGGAACCCCACATCAAGCCGTTGACCTGCCCATATTCGTTCCGGGGCAGGATGTCCACTGCCAAGGCATCGGTGGCGACGTCCTGCAGCGAGGCGAAGCAGTTGTGTATGAAGAACATCCAACCCAGGAACTGAAGGTCGCCCTCCAGGTTGCCCATGAGGAGCAGCCCCAGCATGGTGACGCCCATCATCAGTTCCGCACCGATGATCCAGGGGCGGCGCCGGCCCATGGAGCGGATGGTCACGGTGTCGATTAGCGGCGCCCAGACCAGCTTGAAGGTCCAGGGGACCAGGACGATGGCGGCCAGTTCACCGGCCCGAGCCTCGTTGACGCCTTGGGCGGTCAGGTACGAGATCAGGGCGATGGTCATGAACCCCCAGGGGAGCCCCTGGGCGGCATAGAGGCCGCATAAGGTTGCGATACGTTGCCAGCGGCTGTCGGCCATGGACATCAGCGATGGTTCTCCTTCGGCTTCAGGATCGAATAGTGAGCAATCAACAACAACACGGCGCCGGTCAGTCCGATGCAGCCTCCCACGTAAAAGGGAAGGGACGAGGAAAAATCAGGACTGTCAGGCGACTGCAGGTTCCTCATCACCGTGGCGAACAGAGTGGAGGCGAGCCCGCTCAGGGTGGTGGAGAACCCGATGGCTGGACCTCGCAACTCGATGGGCATGTGCTCGGTGATGTAGCCGGTCTGAGACCAGCGCATGAGTTGCCTCAGAAACTCGAACAGTGCGGTGAACAACACTACCCCGTAGACGTTGGGGGACAGACCGATGCCCAGGCTACTGGCGGCATACGCTCCCAGCACCGCCGCGGCCATGAGGGCGCCGGCCTTCTTCCCGGCGATGAGGATGATGAAAAGCCCGCCCAGGAACTGCATGCCGTAGCCGGCGGTGAGGAGCGTGGACCAGCCCTGGTCCACGGCGCCCACCTTCAGCGCGATTTCCTCGGCTTCGGCCCGGTACGGCAGGTAGATGTTGACGGTCTGGAATACGGGTCCGCCCATGAGGCTCAGGGGAATGACCATGGCCAGATACCGGGGCATGCGCAACAGGGAGAAATTGGTTTTCCAGTCTTCCTCCACGAGCTGGCGCCGAACCGGCCCCGCGTGTCTCGCCACGGTCCGGATCAGCAGGGCGCCTGCAACGCACAGGGCCGTATGAAACCAGAGTGTGGGAACGAAGTCTCCGGGAGATGGGTTCCCGTTGGACGTCCACGTCAGAATCGCCGCGCCCAAAGGGGCTCCCAGGAAGCTGCCTCCGCCGAGGGCAATCATCAGCAGGGCGTTGGCCCATCCCCGCTTGCCCGTAGCCGCGGTCTGGACGAAGGCCATGGCCCCGACCCATTGTGCGGCGGCCGTGATCCCGTACAGCAGTCCCGCAAAGGGGACCACCCAGTAGCCCGGAATGAAGATCAGCAGCAGACCCAGCCCGGCAAACCCGGCGACGCCGCTGGACCAGACGTCGCGCTCGTCGACTCGGGACGCCAGCAGGCCGGAGAGGGTGGAGCCTGCGATGAAGGCGACCAGCCAGTAGAAGCTGAAGGTTTCGTAGGCGTCCCTGGGATATTCGAGGGCGCTGAAATACAGCGGCGTGCTGTAGCGGATGAGCGCGTGGGACAGGTAGGTGGACAGCGCGATGCCGAACACCAGACCGAGTCGCGGAGTGCCTGCCCTGGCGTCGCCTGACTGCATCGCTCAGCTCACGACACCGAGTAGAAAGACAGGCCTCCCGGTACCGCCATCGGTGTGGCTGGCAGCGCCACGATTGTAGCCATGGACGCCCATCGTACCCATCAGATTCGTGCCTGGTAAGTGTAAAGCCGGAAATAACGGCCCTGCTGCCGGATCAACTCCTCGTGGCCGCCCCGTTCCACGATCTCGCCCGCCTCCACCACCAGGATCTGATGTGCTTGGCGAATGGTGCTGAGACGATGGGCGATGACGAAGGTGGTGCGTCCCCGCAACAGTCCGGCCAGGCTCTGTTGGATATAGAGTTCGCTTTCGGTGTCCAGATTGGAGGTGGCTTCGTCCAGGATCAGAATCCTGGGATCGGCCAAGAGGGCCCGGGCGATGGAGACCCGCTGGCGCTGGCCTCCCGAGAGCTTCACGCCCCGCTCTCCGATGAGGGTCTCGAGTCCCTGGTCGAATTGGTCGGTGAACTCCTTGACATGGGAGGCCCGCACGGCTTCCAGCAGCTCCTCCTCGCTGGCTTGGGGCCGGCCGAAGAGGATGTTCTCGCGGATGGTTCCCTCGTACAGGAAGTCGTCCTGAAGCACGACTCCCAGCCGGGACCGGTACGATTGCAGAGTCACCGTGGACAGGTCGCGGCCGTCAACCAGGACCCGGCCCTGGTCCGGCTTCAGGAAGGAGGCCGCCAGGCCGGCCAGCGTCGTCTTCCCCGATCCCGAGCTTCCCACCAACGCCGTCACGCTTCCGGCGGGAGCGTCGAAGCTCACTTCCTTCAACACCGGGTTCCCCGGCTCGTAGGAGAAGGTTACGTCTTGGAAGACGACATGGCCTTCCACCTCGTCCAGGACCACGGTCCGGCCCGGGTCGTCGTCTTCCCGGGCCGTGGTCAGGATTTCTTCGCTCCGGTCGAGACCGGCGAAGGCCTCGGTGATCTGGCTGCCGATGTTGCCCATCTGGACGATGGGTGCGATGAGGAATCCCAGGAAGAGGGTGAAGGAGACGAAGTCCCCCACCGTCATCTCGCCCTCCAGAATCATGGAGCTCCCCAGGCCCATGATCCCCACGCTGGCCAGTCCCAGAAGGAGCGTCGACGCGCTGGTGACCAGGCTGGTGGCGGTGAGGGACTTCCTGACGTTTTTGAAGATCCTCGCCACCCCCTTTTCGAAGACGCGGATCTCCTGGCGCTCGGCGCTGAACCCCTTGATGACCCGGATGCCGCCCAGGGATTCGGCGAGCCGGCCGGTGACGTCGGCGTTGATCTTGCCCCGCTCGCGGAAGATGGGCCGGATGTAACCGAAGGCCTTCAGCGAGATCAGTCCCAGGATGGTGAGGGGGACCAGGGTGTAAAGCGTCATCAGGACGCTGATCCTGAAGAGGAAGAAGAGGGAGCCGATGGCGGTCAGGACTCCGCCGAAGAGGTGGACGAGTCCCGTGCCGACCAGGTTCCGGACGCCCTCCACATCGGTCATGATCCGGGAGACCAGCTCGCCCGACTTGGTGTTGTCGAAGAACCGGATGGGGAGATTGATGATGTGGCGCTGGACCTGCGCCCGGAGCAGGGAAATCAGGTGCTGCGCCTCCACGCTCAGGAGCTTGGTGAGGAAGAAGGCGCTGAAGGCCTGAACCGCGATGGCCACCGTCACACCGGCCAGCAGCAGACGGAGCAACTCGACATCCCCTTTGCCGATCACGTCGTCGACGAGGAACTTGCTGGCGGCGGGCAGGGCGAGACCCGACAGCCGGTTCAGCAGGATCAGGGCCAGACCCAGCAGGAGCAGCTTGCGGCGCGGCCAGATGATCTTCCTGAAGGCGTAGCGGACGGTGGCGAGAGAAGGCTTCTTCCTGCTCTTTCGCGATCGCATAGAGAATCCGGCGGGAGAGACGGGGCACATCCCCGGGAAGCGGCCTCATTCTTACCGATTCGGGAAAGCTTTTCCAGGAGAGGGCTGGAGCGGAAGTTGCCCAACCGCCGAACTCGGAAAGGACAATTTTCCACCGAAGAACGGGCGATCGGAAATCGCCCCTCCTATGGGGCGGCGGTTTCCTAACCGCCGGACTCCAGGATGACAATCCCCCACCCAGGAACGGGCGATCGGAAATCGCCTCTCCGGGCGCCACCACAGCCGCCTCCCACAGTGGTCATTGCTCGGCTTGTGCGGCTGAATTTCTCAGACGCTCAATGTTAGAATCAAATAGCCTGCATCCTCATGTTCGTGGAGGACTCGATGGAGTTTGGAAACTGGAAAATTCCGGCGCCGTGGCTGCTCGCGGTGCTCCTTTCCCAGCCTCTCCTCGCCGGTTCGGCGGACGACGGCGAGTATTTCGAAAAGAAGATCCGGCCGCTCCTGGCCGAACACTGCTACGCCTGTCACTCCAGCACCAGCCAGCCGGTCATGGGCGGGCTGATCCTGGACCAGGAAGAGGGCTTTCGCAAGGGAGGCAGCCGCGGGTCTCCCGTGGTCGCGGGCGATCCCGGGTCGAGCCTGCTGATTCGCGCCGTCACCCACCAGGATGACAAGCTGCGCATGCCCCTGGCGGGCCGGCTGGCGGATCGGGAGATCGCCCTGCTCACGGATTGGGTGCGGATGGGCGCCCCCTGGGGGATGACCGCCGACCCGGACCAGACAGCCTCCAAGACGGAAGGCTTCTGGGCCTTCGAGCCTCCGGCGGAACCCTCTCGGCCACAAGTCCGGGACGTCGATTGGGTCCGTTCTCCCATCGACCGATTCATCCTGGCCCGGTTGGAAGCCGAAGGGCTGGAGCCGGCGCCGGCGGCGGACCGGCGGACCCTCATCCGGCGGGCCACCTTCGACCTGACCGGCCTCCCCCCCACCATCGAGGAGATCCGGGATTTCCTCCAGGACCGCTCGCCGGGAGCCTACTCCCGGTTGATCGAGCGTCTCCTGTCCTCGCCCCGCTACGGAGAGCGTTGGGGCCGCCACTGGTTGGACGTGGCCCGCTACGCCGATTCCAACGGGCTGGACGAAAACATGGCGTATACGACGGCCTTCCGCTACCGGGACTACGTGGTCCAGGCCCTCAACCGGGACAAGCCCTACGATCAGTTCGTGCGGGAGCAGTTGGCCGGAGATCTCCTGCCCGAAACGGGTGATCTGGAAACCACGCTGGAGCGCTGGACGGCCACCGGATTCCTCTCCCTGGGTCCCAAGATGCTGGCGGAAGACGACCCCGTGAAGATGCGGATGGACATCATCGACGAGCAGCTCGATACCAGCTTTCGGGCGTTCCTGGGGCTGACCGTTGGCTGCGCCCGTTGCCACGACCACAAGTTCGATCCCGTCTCGATTCGGGACTACTACTCGCTGGCAGGAATCTTCAGAAGCTCCAAGACCATGGAACACCACGACGTTGTGGCCGAGTGGCATGAGCATGTCCTGGCTCCGGCACACGACCGCCTCCAACTGCGGCAGCAGCGGGAGAAGATCGAGGCCAAGACCAAGGCCATCGAATCGGTGACCAGGCGGGAGAACAAGAAGCTGGTCGAGGAGGGCCGCACCCGGGTGGGCGCCTACCTGCTGGCCGCCCAGGAGTTGGCGGAGTATCGGAAGATCCGCCTCAAGAGCGTGTTCGAAGGACGGAATCCCGAAGGGGAACCCCTGGCCGTGCGGAAGGCGGGGAGCTGGGAGCGGGGAAACGTCGAGCGGGAGTTGAAGAAGGGAAAGACGAATATCCCCGAAGCCGAGGGTTCCGACGCGCCTCCCGACGCCTATTTTGCCGAGTACGACATCCGGACCCCCGCAGCCGGCCCCTACCAGTTGGAGTTTCTGGAAGCCGAGACCGGCGCCGGCACTGCGGATATCCACATCAACGGCACCCTGGTCAAGCAGGGGATCGAGGCCATCGAGAACCGGACCGCCTCACCCGACTCGGGGGGTTGGATGGTGGCCGGAATCTTCGACCTCAAGGCCGGACCCAACACGTTGCGCCTGCAGCACAAGACCCGCTTTCCCTATTTCGAGAAGCTGCTGTTGACCCCCAGCCCCCTTCCGGAAGGCGCCCCGATCCCCAGGACCCTGGTCCAGGTGGCCCATCGGGACGGCCTGAACCCCGTCTTTCTGTACCAGTGGATCGATCGCCTCCGCCGGAGCCGCGGTGCGCCCTATTCGGTGCTTTATGCCTGGCACGCCCGGGCCGACGGAAAATCGCGGGAGGGGTGGCAGTCACCGGCGGCGAGGCTCTTCCAGGATTTTGAGGCGACCGATCTGGCGGAGCTGGCCGCCCACTATCAGAAGCAGTTCCGTCTGGCGGAGGAGGCCTGGCGGGCGCTGGTGAGGGAGCGGGAAGTCGTCACCAGGAAGTTCAGCACGGTCCGCGCC contains:
- a CDS encoding putative toxin-antitoxin system toxin component, PIN family; this translates as MRVVLDTNVIVSGLNFPGNERLVLDLARRGRYALVLSPLILDEVRGVLVRKFGWKETVSDRAIAMLGDSATIIEPRQLPNVIVNNEADNQILACAVESAADFLVTGDRRHLLPLGEHRGTKIVNAPRFLSTLGV
- a CDS encoding ribbon-helix-helix domain-containing protein, translating into MARTSRTITFSLPPELADRVDEILKQEGRTRSALLRTALLRYIEECEWRQLLQYGERRTREKGIGPEDVGLLVEEFRAETAASRS
- a CDS encoding MFS transporter; translated protein: MSMADSRWQRIATLCGLYAAQGLPWGFMTIALISYLTAQGVNEARAGELAAIVLVPWTFKLVWAPLIDTVTIRSMGRRRPWIIGAELMMGVTMLGLLLMGNLEGDLQFLGWMFFIHNCFASLQDVATDALAVDILPRNEYGQVNGLMWGSKLVGKGVGAGLMAVVMSHWGIPAAVLVQFAFMVVIMLLPLLLLERSGEKRFPWSRGQASEDVKAPSVRSPMEVLRDMRYGFALSSMYVFALLALVKTIGFGVTEIVSKALYTQQLGWSFVDVSLVSSYAVVPEFLGAIGAGFLADRFGRRRVMGVSLGASALLALLFGALPGLWSDSWFTILYLIAAPALWAVVGVSFLSFSMRITWTRSAATIFTTYMTLSNVGHVIGNWMAGPVREVFSYEHSFLVSGLMIIVPILLLPLVRPAQVDRARRLDETMA
- a CDS encoding MFS transporter — translated: MQSGDARAGTPRLGLVFGIALSTYLSHALIRYSTPLYFSALEYPRDAYETFSFYWLVAFIAGSTLSGLLASRVDERDVWSSGVAGFAGLGLLLIFIPGYWVVPFAGLLYGITAAAQWVGAMAFVQTAATGKRGWANALLMIALGGGSFLGAPLGAAILTWTSNGNPSPGDFVPTLWFHTALCVAGALLIRTVARHAGPVRRQLVEEDWKTNFSLLRMPRYLAMVIPLSLMGGPVFQTVNIYLPYRAEAEEIALKVGAVDQGWSTLLTAGYGMQFLGGLFIILIAGKKAGALMAAAVLGAYAASSLGIGLSPNVYGVVLFTALFEFLRQLMRWSQTGYITEHMPIELRGPAIGFSTTLSGLASTLFATVMRNLQSPDSPDFSSSLPFYVGGCIGLTGAVLLLIAHYSILKPKENHR
- a CDS encoding ABC transporter ATP-binding protein produces the protein MRSRKSRKKPSLATVRYAFRKIIWPRRKLLLLGLALILLNRLSGLALPAASKFLVDDVIGKGDVELLRLLLAGVTVAIAVQAFSAFFLTKLLSVEAQHLISLLRAQVQRHIINLPIRFFDNTKSGELVSRIMTDVEGVRNLVGTGLVHLFGGVLTAIGSLFFLFRISVLMTLYTLVPLTILGLISLKAFGYIRPIFRERGKINADVTGRLAESLGGIRVIKGFSAERQEIRVFEKGVARIFKNVRKSLTATSLVTSASTLLLGLASVGIMGLGSSMILEGEMTVGDFVSFTLFLGFLIAPIVQMGNIGSQITEAFAGLDRSEEILTTAREDDDPGRTVVLDEVEGHVVFQDVTFSYEPGNPVLKEVSFDAPAGSVTALVGSSGSGKTTLAGLAASFLKPDQGRVLVDGRDLSTVTLQSYRSRLGVVLQDDFLYEGTIRENILFGRPQASEEELLEAVRASHVKEFTDQFDQGLETLIGERGVKLSGGQRQRVSIARALLADPRILILDEATSNLDTESELYIQQSLAGLLRGRTTFVIAHRLSTIRQAHQILVVEAGEIVERGGHEELIRQQGRYFRLYTYQARI
- a CDS encoding DUF1553 domain-containing protein; this translates as MEFGNWKIPAPWLLAVLLSQPLLAGSADDGEYFEKKIRPLLAEHCYACHSSTSQPVMGGLILDQEEGFRKGGSRGSPVVAGDPGSSLLIRAVTHQDDKLRMPLAGRLADREIALLTDWVRMGAPWGMTADPDQTASKTEGFWAFEPPAEPSRPQVRDVDWVRSPIDRFILARLEAEGLEPAPAADRRTLIRRATFDLTGLPPTIEEIRDFLQDRSPGAYSRLIERLLSSPRYGERWGRHWLDVARYADSNGLDENMAYTTAFRYRDYVVQALNRDKPYDQFVREQLAGDLLPETGDLETTLERWTATGFLSLGPKMLAEDDPVKMRMDIIDEQLDTSFRAFLGLTVGCARCHDHKFDPVSIRDYYSLAGIFRSSKTMEHHDVVAEWHEHVLAPAHDRLQLRQQREKIEAKTKAIESVTRRENKKLVEEGRTRVGAYLLAAQELAEYRKIRLKSVFEGRNPEGEPLAVRKAGSWERGNVERELKKGKTNIPEAEGSDAPPDAYFAEYDIRTPAAGPYQLEFLEAETGAGTADIHINGTLVKQGIEAIENRTASPDSGGWMVAGIFDLKAGPNTLRLQHKTRFPYFEKLLLTPSPLPEGAPIPRTLVQVAHRDGLNPVFLYQWIDRLRRSRGAPYSVLYAWHARADGKSREGWQSPAARLFQDFEATDLAELAAHYQKQFRLAEEAWRALVREREVVTRKFSTVRADDEIEETKLEDPALEAMRAILYEKWGPFRPPEKTTEYFPEGALRELDALEAERKKLEEGKPDLPTAMGITEGQQIDDLAIHLRGSHWDLGEKVPRGFPGLGRKSLERLRDPASSGRLELADWITRGDNPLAARVMVNRIWRWHMGRGLVASTDNFGRLGDAPTHPDLLNWLAIRFVEGNWSLKRMHRLIMLSATYRMSTRYSAQGSETDPENRLLWRMNRRQLEAEAIRDSILAVSAYLDLKPGGSLLGQSGREYIRPGTRYDWNRRSIYLPVVRSSMYDFLRAFDFADPSVTDGDRGASVVAPQALFLMNDSLVLENSRRMATGLLAREDLDEAARVRVAYERALGRLPNQEESRRALEFVSRMDAGWRDRVEEPGERRLRSWQGFCQALMASSEFAYLN